A stretch of bacterium DNA encodes these proteins:
- a CDS encoding Hsp20/alpha crystallin family protein, with amino-acid sequence MNKFFSRLTGSNDDQYDDFLDDPRGNHISFSTKGPERHASVPVRQETRSIQPVQEDTEGELAVDVYQTPDHIVVKALVAGVQPATIDISLTREMLTISGVRADEREVDEDNYYQRELYWGSFSRTILLPEEIDVDGAEASEKHGILMIRLPKINKKRETKLKVRAR; translated from the coding sequence ATGAATAAGTTCTTCTCGCGCCTTACCGGTTCCAACGATGACCAATACGATGATTTCCTCGATGACCCTCGCGGAAACCACATCTCTTTTTCAACCAAGGGCCCTGAGCGCCATGCGAGCGTACCGGTACGCCAAGAAACACGCTCCATCCAGCCGGTGCAGGAAGACACCGAAGGCGAATTGGCAGTCGATGTCTACCAGACGCCTGATCATATCGTCGTCAAAGCGCTCGTCGCCGGCGTCCAGCCGGCAACTATCGATATCTCTCTTACCCGCGAGATGCTCACCATCTCAGGTGTACGCGCAGACGAACGCGAAGTCGATGAGGACAACTACTACCAGCGCGAGCTCTATTGGGGTTCGTTCTCCCGCACCATCCTGCTGCCTGAAGAGATCGATGTCGATGGCGCAGAAGCGAGCGAGAAGCACGGCATCCTCATGATCCGACTCCCGAAGATCAATAAGAAACGCGAGACCAAGCTCAAAGTCCGCGCCCGCTAA
- a CDS encoding glycosyltransferase, whose protein sequence is MDGKTKRIAAIVAAYNEAGNIHRVLESLTRYPGFDQVIVVDDGSDDGTSAVATTYPIRLIRHAENQGKGRAMATGAAATDADILFFCDADMYGIDAPMLEGILAAVREGKSEMVIAMRNWRMYYVGSIVSVIPMLGGQRALTRGLWEKVPSIYKERFMIEIALNFYARYWGNGFLYRVCPDLRQVPKERKFGLWRGFARRMIMFGEVFLAQARLQLLNVPQTMKAGRVALRNIVAAAAGAVIGSVIIFASYAGPVSFVREVFAKELAEDPDAPLVQFLLYLGSNVGVDLIALFGVMLVALNLFVVLINLKDLRLLAYRPAKVVRVG, encoded by the coding sequence ATGGATGGAAAGACGAAACGCATAGCAGCTATCGTTGCAGCGTATAACGAAGCGGGGAACATTCACCGCGTATTGGAATCGCTCACCCGGTATCCCGGTTTCGATCAGGTCATCGTGGTGGATGATGGCTCCGATGATGGAACATCAGCGGTCGCGACGACGTACCCGATTCGACTCATTCGTCATGCGGAGAATCAAGGTAAAGGTCGTGCGATGGCTACTGGTGCTGCCGCGACGGACGCTGACATACTCTTCTTCTGTGATGCCGATATGTACGGTATCGATGCTCCGATGCTTGAGGGGATTCTTGCGGCGGTGAGAGAGGGGAAAAGCGAGATGGTGATCGCCATGCGTAACTGGCGGATGTATTACGTGGGTTCCATCGTATCCGTCATCCCCATGCTCGGCGGACAGCGTGCGCTGACGCGCGGGTTGTGGGAGAAAGTCCCGAGCATCTACAAGGAACGATTCATGATCGAGATCGCGCTTAATTTCTATGCGCGGTATTGGGGTAACGGATTCCTGTATCGGGTGTGTCCTGATTTGCGACAGGTGCCGAAGGAGCGGAAGTTCGGACTCTGGCGCGGATTCGCGCGACGGATGATCATGTTCGGCGAAGTCTTCCTCGCGCAAGCACGGTTGCAGCTTCTCAATGTGCCGCAGACGATGAAGGCGGGGAGGGTGGCGCTGCGCAACATTGTTGCTGCAGCTGCAGGCGCGGTCATAGGCAGTGTCATCATATTCGCAAGCTATGCGGGACCGGTCTCATTCGTCCGCGAGGTCTTCGCTAAGGAATTGGCGGAAGATCCTGACGCTCCGCTCGTGCAGTTCCTTCTCTACCTTGGTTCGAATGTCGGAGTCGATCTCATCGCGCTCTTCGGTGTCATGCTCGTAGCGCTCAATCTCTTCGTCGTGCTTATCAATCTCAAGGACCTACGGCTTTTGGCGTATCGGCCGGCGAAGGTGGTGAGGGTGGGTTGA
- a CDS encoding valine--tRNA ligase, with product MPENRAGIPEEFLRPYNPVDREPETLKLWDESGYANPDTMIKAGLTAPDAESYTIVLPPPNVTGTLHIGHAAMLAIEDILIRYARMNGKKTLWIPGTDSAAIATQAKVETDIYKKEKKTRYDLGREELMQRIDAFTEESKNTIINQVKVMGASLDWSRYAYTLDEARYKAVMTAFVSMFDAGLIYRGNRIVNWDPKLQTTVSDDEIEYVEQKDPFFYFKYGPFVIGTVRPETKFGDKYVVMHPDDERYAGFTHGEKIDLEWINGPLTATVIKDEAADMSVGSGVMTITPAHSGVDFEIAQRHGLDIEPVIDERGILLPIAGEFAGQHIKKARPRIVEKLKEKGLVMKIDENYVHNVATNSRGGGVIEPQIKKQWFVGVNKEFTMPHSHIEGIPTSSMTTLKQLMRHVVESGQVKIAPERFEKTYYHWIDNLRDWNISRQIWFGHRIPVWYRGEEIYCGVEAPGGEGWEQDPDVLDTWFSSGLWTISTLGWPEETADLKTYHPTAVLETGYDILFFWVARMILMTGFLVGQVPFRNVYLHGLVRDGQGRKMSKSLGNIIDPLDMVNKYGADATRLSLIIGAAPGTDTKLAEDRIRGYKHFANKLWNITRFVLENIADMEPEATLNDTDAKLLAEAQDLAKSVSENIEKFRLDLAADSVYHFVWDRFAAEILEESKPILKEGGAAKASRQKMLAETLMISLKLLHPFMPFVTEAIWQKLPQKDSALLMVAKWPVK from the coding sequence ATGCCTGAAAACAGGGCCGGAATCCCCGAAGAATTCCTCAGACCCTATAACCCCGTCGACCGGGAGCCGGAAACCCTCAAACTCTGGGACGAAAGCGGCTATGCCAATCCGGATACCATGATCAAGGCCGGCCTCACCGCCCCCGATGCCGAGTCCTACACCATCGTCCTCCCTCCGCCGAACGTGACCGGCACCCTGCACATCGGTCATGCCGCGATGCTCGCCATCGAAGACATCCTCATCCGTTACGCGCGCATGAACGGCAAGAAGACGCTTTGGATCCCCGGAACCGACAGCGCCGCCATCGCGACGCAGGCGAAAGTCGAGACCGACATCTATAAGAAGGAGAAGAAGACGCGCTACGATCTGGGCCGTGAGGAATTGATGCAGCGCATCGACGCGTTCACCGAAGAGAGCAAGAACACCATCATCAATCAGGTGAAGGTAATGGGCGCATCCCTCGATTGGAGCCGCTACGCGTATACGCTCGACGAAGCACGCTACAAGGCAGTCATGACGGCGTTCGTGAGCATGTTCGACGCGGGACTCATCTATCGGGGAAACCGCATCGTGAACTGGGATCCGAAACTGCAGACTACGGTCTCCGACGATGAGATCGAGTATGTCGAGCAGAAAGACCCGTTCTTCTATTTCAAATACGGCCCGTTCGTCATCGGCACCGTCCGACCGGAGACCAAATTCGGCGACAAATACGTCGTCATGCATCCGGATGATGAGCGCTACGCCGGCTTCACACACGGCGAGAAGATCGATCTCGAATGGATCAACGGACCGCTTACGGCGACCGTCATCAAGGACGAAGCAGCGGACATGAGCGTCGGCTCGGGCGTCATGACCATCACTCCGGCGCATTCCGGCGTCGACTTCGAGATCGCGCAGCGTCACGGCTTGGATATCGAGCCGGTCATCGATGAGCGCGGCATTCTCCTCCCCATCGCCGGTGAATTCGCCGGTCAGCACATCAAGAAAGCCCGCCCGCGTATCGTCGAGAAACTCAAGGAAAAGGGGTTGGTGATGAAAATCGACGAGAACTACGTCCACAATGTCGCGACGAACAGCCGCGGCGGCGGGGTCATCGAGCCGCAGATCAAGAAGCAGTGGTTCGTCGGCGTGAACAAGGAATTCACGATGCCGCATTCCCACATCGAAGGAATCCCGACGAGCAGTATGACGACACTGAAGCAGCTCATGCGCCATGTCGTTGAGAGCGGTCAGGTCAAAATCGCTCCCGAGCGCTTCGAGAAGACCTACTACCACTGGATCGATAATCTTCGCGACTGGAACATCTCGCGCCAGATCTGGTTCGGCCATCGCATCCCCGTGTGGTATCGCGGCGAGGAGATCTACTGTGGCGTCGAAGCACCAGGCGGCGAAGGATGGGAACAAGACCCCGACGTGCTCGATACGTGGTTCTCGTCAGGCCTGTGGACCATTTCCACACTCGGCTGGCCTGAAGAAACCGCCGATCTGAAGACCTATCACCCGACCGCAGTCCTTGAGACCGGTTACGACATCCTTTTCTTCTGGGTTGCACGCATGATCCTCATGACCGGCTTCCTCGTCGGCCAAGTTCCCTTCCGCAACGTCTATCTGCACGGCCTCGTGCGCGATGGCCAAGGCCGAAAGATGTCGAAATCGCTCGGCAACATCATCGATCCCTTGGACATGGTCAATAAATACGGTGCCGATGCGACGCGCCTCAGCCTCATCATCGGCGCTGCCCCAGGCACTGATACCAAACTCGCGGAAGACCGCATTCGCGGCTACAAGCACTTCGCGAACAAGCTCTGGAACATCACGCGCTTCGTCCTCGAGAACATCGCGGACATGGAACCAGAGGCGACACTCAACGATACGGATGCGAAACTCCTCGCTGAGGCGCAGGATCTTGCAAAGAGCGTGTCCGAGAATATCGAGAAGTTCCGTCTCGACCTTGCGGCGGATAGTGTCTATCACTTCGTCTGGGACCGCTTTGCGGCGGAGATACTCGAAGAATCAAAGCCGATCCTGAAAGAGGGCGGTGCAGCCAAGGCCTCGCGCCAGAAAATGCTGGCCGAGACCCTGATGATCTCTCTCAAACTTCTCCACCCGTTCATGCCGTTCGTGACCGAAGCCATCTGGCAGAAGCTCCCGCAGAAAGATAGCGCTCTCCTCATGGTCGCCAAGTGGCCTGTTAAATAA
- a CDS encoding VTT domain-containing protein: protein MEPLTALLTAYQIPSVFAGAFFFGDSVILTAAYVAGQLSWSPIPLFLAALLGTVLSDTLWFLFGAKLLSRFNDAKFLKKEREKMSGFVQRLVGERPLPALIMVKFLYGSRVAMILFVASRGMSFTTFSFFNAIGSIIWLLVFIPLGYFAGKGVGTAFPYVSVVPAALAVLVLSIIAFRVITIWMERRNA, encoded by the coding sequence ATGGAGCCGCTGACGGCGCTTCTCACCGCGTACCAGATCCCGAGCGTCTTCGCTGGCGCATTCTTTTTCGGAGACAGTGTCATCCTGACCGCTGCGTATGTGGCGGGGCAGCTCTCGTGGTCGCCGATCCCGCTTTTCCTTGCCGCGCTTCTCGGGACGGTTCTCTCGGATACATTGTGGTTTCTCTTCGGCGCAAAGCTGCTCAGTCGATTCAATGATGCCAAATTCCTCAAGAAGGAGCGCGAAAAGATGTCGGGATTCGTACAGCGATTAGTGGGGGAACGACCGCTTCCCGCGCTCATCATGGTCAAATTCCTGTATGGGAGTCGCGTCGCGATGATCCTCTTCGTCGCATCGCGGGGCATGTCCTTCACGACGTTCTCCTTCTTCAATGCCATCGGCTCAATCATCTGGCTTCTCGTATTTATTCCGCTCGGGTATTTCGCCGGTAAAGGCGTCGGGACGGCATTCCCCTATGTCAGTGTCGTTCCCGCTGCGCTTGCGGTATTGGTCCTCAGTATCATCGCGTTCCGCGTAATCACGATATGGATGGAAAGACGAAACGCATAG
- a CDS encoding septum formation initiator family protein, giving the protein MYRYEQRRDPTRFMWRRLAAVGLLVVLAIGVRGVWGVYKKEVESRKLRVEAEAKLSDLKQREAELRSDISVLRTDRGVEEQLRERYDLAKDNEGVVVIVEPPAPPPEPRPTGFQKFRGWFSW; this is encoded by the coding sequence ATGTATCGCTATGAGCAACGGCGTGACCCGACCCGCTTCATGTGGCGGCGTCTCGCCGCTGTCGGTCTTTTGGTAGTGCTCGCGATCGGGGTCCGGGGTGTCTGGGGGGTCTACAAGAAGGAGGTGGAATCCCGGAAGCTTCGCGTGGAGGCGGAGGCGAAGCTCAGCGATCTCAAGCAGCGCGAAGCCGAGCTCCGGTCCGACATTTCGGTACTACGCACTGATCGCGGTGTGGAGGAACAGTTGCGCGAGCGATACGACCTCGCGAAAGACAATGAGGGTGTTGTGGTCATCGTCGAGCCGCCGGCACCCCCGCCGGAGCCGCGACCGACAGGTTTTCAGAAGTTCCGCGGGTGGTTTTCGTGGTAA
- a CDS encoding PrsW family intramembrane metalloprotease, with protein sequence MSGLESYAIAIAGGIFPALAWLWFWLKEDSRNPEPRRLIALAFITGMLTVMIVIPIQKFVAGYLVTQTAIFAAWSTIEEFTKYIMAWLLVLHRRENDEPVDAVIYMVAVALGFAGLENALFLLSPLAGDTVMQTVMTGNLRFIGATLLHVFSSATVGIFLAFSFYRSRLTKEWYAACGVILASLLHIGFNFLILNTADEHLLRAFAGVWVGVIAVLFALEFVKRIKPRPSRR encoded by the coding sequence ATGTCAGGACTCGAGTCCTATGCGATCGCGATCGCCGGCGGCATTTTCCCTGCCCTCGCGTGGTTGTGGTTCTGGTTGAAGGAAGACTCCCGCAATCCGGAACCTCGCCGTCTCATCGCGCTCGCTTTCATCACCGGCATGCTGACGGTGATGATCGTCATCCCCATCCAGAAATTCGTCGCCGGATATCTTGTCACCCAGACTGCCATCTTCGCCGCATGGTCCACCATAGAGGAGTTCACGAAATACATCATGGCGTGGCTCTTAGTACTCCATCGACGCGAGAACGATGAGCCGGTCGACGCCGTCATCTACATGGTCGCCGTCGCCCTCGGCTTCGCCGGATTGGAAAACGCCCTCTTCCTCCTCTCACCGCTTGCGGGAGACACGGTCATGCAGACGGTGATGACGGGAAACCTGCGCTTCATCGGGGCCACCCTCCTCCACGTCTTCTCATCGGCCACCGTCGGCATCTTCCTGGCCTTTTCATTCTATCGTTCTAGACTGACGAAAGAATGGTACGCCGCCTGCGGAGTTATCCTAGCGTCCCTTTTGCACATCGGTTTCAACTTCCTTATACTCAACACGGCGGACGAGCACCTCCTGAGGGCTTTCGCTGGCGTCTGGGTCGGCGTAATCGCAGTCTTATTCGCCCTCGAGTTCGTCAAACGTATCAAACCCCGCCCCTCGCGGCGCTAA
- a CDS encoding threonylcarbamoyl-AMP synthase has protein sequence MELLSNDEPEIIEKAARVLRAGGVILYPTDTLYGLGADALSDEAVAKVKEIKGRDAAKPIHAIVADVEMANQYVEFGEKGFALACAYMPGPLSLILKKRAGVDTGIGKNMDTFCIRIPDNRFCIELARAFGKPYTTTSANRAGGTTGRSVREILEQLGEKASLIDLVIDAGELPERKPSTIVNVSTADAVIEREGAISRAELTL, from the coding sequence ATGGAACTACTTTCAAATGATGAGCCAGAAATAATCGAAAAAGCCGCACGGGTACTTCGTGCAGGCGGCGTCATACTGTATCCGACCGACACCCTCTACGGACTCGGGGCGGATGCGCTTTCAGATGAGGCGGTGGCGAAGGTGAAGGAAATCAAAGGTCGCGATGCGGCAAAGCCTATCCATGCGATCGTCGCGGATGTCGAGATGGCGAATCAGTACGTGGAGTTCGGGGAAAAAGGATTCGCGCTCGCCTGTGCGTATATGCCCGGGCCGCTCTCCCTCATATTAAAGAAACGTGCAGGCGTCGATACCGGCATCGGGAAGAATATGGATACGTTCTGTATCCGTATTCCGGATAACCGGTTCTGTATCGAACTCGCACGAGCATTCGGTAAGCCCTATACGACGACCAGTGCCAATCGTGCAGGAGGGACGACGGGGCGATCGGTGCGGGAGATCCTCGAACAATTAGGTGAGAAGGCATCCTTGATCGATCTCGTGATCGATGCGGGAGAGTTGCCGGAGCGGAAACCATCCACCATCGTGAACGTGAGTACCGCCGACGCGGTCATCGAGCGGGAAGGAGCGATCTCCCGCGCGGAACTTACTCTCTGA
- a CDS encoding DUF817 domain-containing protein, translating into MYSRLTLKEFARDFVVFGIKEARSCIFAGSFFVLLFLSNHIPLFGLARYDFLFLSAIALQIILFLTKVETWDEIKTIFLFHIVGTVLELYKTSAFVGSWSYPEEAFFKIATVPLFSGFMYAAVGSYISQAWRLLKLELRGYPPYWMTVVLCFFIYLNFFTNRFVPDFRIILIPAVFVLFARTFITFVPTKRRYSMPLSLGFCLTAFFIWIAENLSTLWGAWQYPDQVHVWNVVSTNKITSWFLMVIISFIIVAYLKHHKERYNR; encoded by the coding sequence ATGTATTCCCGGCTTACACTCAAAGAGTTCGCCAGGGACTTCGTAGTGTTCGGCATTAAGGAAGCTCGATCCTGCATATTCGCAGGTTCGTTCTTCGTGCTTCTTTTCCTTTCCAATCACATTCCCCTCTTTGGTCTTGCCCGCTACGATTTTCTCTTTTTGAGCGCGATAGCGCTGCAGATCATCCTCTTTCTCACGAAAGTAGAAACCTGGGACGAGATAAAGACTATCTTCCTCTTCCACATCGTCGGCACGGTACTTGAACTCTATAAGACGAGTGCATTTGTCGGCTCATGGAGCTACCCGGAGGAAGCTTTTTTCAAGATCGCGACCGTTCCGCTCTTTTCCGGATTCATGTACGCAGCCGTCGGCAGCTACATCTCACAGGCATGGCGATTGCTGAAGCTCGAACTGCGCGGATACCCGCCGTACTGGATGACGGTCGTCCTCTGTTTTTTCATCTACCTCAATTTCTTCACCAATCGTTTTGTACCGGATTTCCGCATCATCCTCATCCCGGCGGTCTTCGTCCTCTTCGCACGCACCTTCATCACGTTCGTACCAACGAAACGCCGGTATTCCATGCCGCTCTCGCTCGGCTTCTGTCTCACCGCATTCTTTATCTGGATTGCCGAAAATCTCTCCACGCTCTGGGGCGCATGGCAGTATCCCGATCAGGTCCACGTCTGGAACGTCGTCAGCACCAACAAGATCACCTCATGGTTCCTCATGGTGATCATCAGCTTTATCATCGTGGCGTACCTCAAGCACCACAAAGAGCGCTATAATCGGTAA
- a CDS encoding CapA family protein, producing the protein MSGMRRFIPFILAGLVLGIAPITGPELPVRVMEYVKPEPPAEVTMIAVGDMMLSRAVAKRMRQYGYDYPFASTSEFLRSADITFGNLETSVTPGPEVQPFEMSFRADPESAEALRDAGFDVLSLANNHTPNFGETGLEDTMHYLDDAGIVHVGAGTDIQAHQPKFVTVNGIRFAFLAYNDDDVVPASYEAGETRLGTAFMRIDRMQTAVKGAKQFADIVIVSMHSGTEYELFPNDSQTSFARAAIDAGAEIVIGHHPHVVQTREEYKGKYIFYSLGNFIFDQMWSQETRDGLVLKIVFTKEGVSAITYHPTEIHDYAQPRLLEHGEHAEGIVGRLMGVE; encoded by the coding sequence ATGAGCGGAATGCGCCGCTTCATACCATTCATCCTTGCCGGACTCGTCCTTGGTATTGCCCCCATAACCGGACCGGAATTGCCGGTGCGGGTGATGGAGTATGTGAAGCCCGAGCCGCCGGCGGAAGTCACGATGATCGCCGTAGGAGACATGATGCTCTCGCGCGCGGTCGCGAAGCGTATGCGGCAGTACGGGTATGACTATCCGTTTGCGAGTACAAGCGAATTCCTGCGTTCCGCAGACATAACCTTCGGCAATCTCGAGACGAGCGTCACTCCGGGGCCGGAAGTCCAGCCATTCGAGATGTCCTTCCGTGCCGACCCCGAATCGGCGGAGGCTCTGCGTGATGCCGGATTCGATGTCCTTTCGCTCGCCAATAATCACACCCCTAATTTCGGCGAAACGGGGCTAGAGGACACGATGCATTACCTGGATGATGCAGGAATCGTCCATGTCGGTGCCGGTACCGATATACAGGCGCATCAGCCTAAATTCGTCACGGTTAACGGTATCCGGTTCGCGTTCCTTGCCTATAACGACGACGACGTGGTTCCCGCCTCGTATGAGGCAGGGGAGACTCGCCTCGGCACGGCATTCATGCGTATCGACCGTATGCAGACGGCGGTGAAAGGAGCGAAACAGTTCGCCGACATCGTCATAGTCTCCATGCATTCCGGTACGGAATATGAGCTCTTCCCGAATGACTCGCAGACCTCGTTTGCCCGAGCCGCGATCGATGCGGGAGCGGAGATCGTCATCGGCCATCATCCGCATGTCGTGCAGACACGGGAGGAATACAAGGGTAAATACATCTTCTACAGCCTCGGGAATTTCATATTCGATCAGATGTGGTCGCAAGAGACTCGTGACGGCCTCGTCCTGAAGATCGTATTCACCAAAGAGGGGGTATCCGCCATAACCTATCACCCGACAGAGATCCATGATTACGCCCAGCCGCGGCTTTTGGAGCACGGAGAGCATGCGGAAGGTATTGTCGGGCGCCTGATGGGTGTGGAATAG
- a CDS encoding glutaredoxin family protein, whose translation MTNSPVAIYSTPTCHFCGMTKEFFKEHNVEYVEHNVAADVEKRKEMIEKSGQMGVPVITIGENVIVGYDEEELRRLLSL comes from the coding sequence ATGACCAATTCACCAGTAGCCATCTATTCAACGCCGACGTGCCACTTCTGTGGTATGACGAAAGAGTTCTTCAAGGAGCACAACGTCGAGTATGTCGAGCATAACGTCGCCGCAGACGTCGAGAAGCGCAAAGAGATGATCGAGAAGTCCGGTCAGATGGGCGTGCCGGTCATCACGATCGGTGAGAACGTCATCGTCGGGTACGACGAAGAAGAGCTGCGCCGACTTCTTAGCCTCTAA
- the tsaD gene encoding tRNA (adenosine(37)-N6)-threonylcarbamoyltransferase complex transferase subunit TsaD, protein MRILAIETSCDETGISIIEADGSFGPDFSYSLLGNSLLSQVETHAPYGGVFPNLARREHEKNLVPLFAQALEEAKLSASGTTPLDGLDDILTREQELLPQLKEFLASHAKPDIDCIAVTHGPGLEPALWVGVNFARALAHAWQLPLVPVNHMEGHIILSAMAEGRFAPFKFPLLSLLVSGGHTELVLSREPMRYELVGQTRDDAVGEAFDKVARLMDLPYPGGPEIAKLAEMAREKQLPSTVQLPRPMMDSKDYDFSFSGIKTAVRRVVEAHQPLSDSLKMEIAREFEDAVTDVLVAKTIRAVEEHGAHAVLIGGGVSANQYLRERMQEGIKEYGLDAKLLIPPRALSTDNALMIALAGYFRAQAGQFADISTLRANGNLRLSGNA, encoded by the coding sequence ATGCGCATACTCGCAATAGAAACCAGCTGCGACGAGACGGGCATTTCCATCATCGAAGCAGACGGCTCGTTCGGGCCGGATTTCTCGTATTCGCTTCTCGGCAACTCCCTCCTCTCGCAGGTAGAGACCCATGCCCCCTACGGCGGCGTATTCCCGAATCTCGCCCGACGCGAACACGAAAAGAATCTCGTGCCTCTTTTCGCACAAGCACTTGAAGAAGCGAAGCTTTCCGCCTCCGGAACCACACCTCTCGATGGCCTCGATGACATCCTCACCCGCGAACAGGAATTGCTTCCGCAACTGAAAGAATTCCTCGCGTCGCACGCGAAGCCGGACATCGACTGCATCGCCGTCACGCACGGCCCCGGGCTTGAGCCCGCGCTCTGGGTCGGGGTGAATTTCGCGCGCGCGCTCGCACATGCGTGGCAGCTGCCGCTCGTTCCGGTCAATCACATGGAGGGCCACATCATATTGAGCGCGATGGCAGAAGGAAGATTCGCTCCCTTCAAATTCCCTCTTCTCTCCCTCTTGGTATCCGGTGGCCACACGGAGCTCGTACTCTCACGAGAGCCGATGCGGTACGAACTGGTAGGACAGACGCGCGACGATGCGGTCGGCGAAGCATTCGACAAAGTCGCACGACTCATGGATCTTCCCTATCCCGGCGGTCCTGAGATCGCGAAACTCGCTGAGATGGCGCGCGAGAAGCAACTGCCTTCCACCGTACAGCTTCCGCGCCCGATGATGGATTCAAAGGATTACGATTTCTCATTCTCGGGTATCAAGACGGCGGTGCGCCGCGTCGTCGAAGCTCACCAGCCGCTCTCGGACTCCTTGAAAATGGAAATCGCACGCGAATTCGAAGACGCAGTGACCGACGTCCTCGTCGCAAAGACCATCCGTGCCGTCGAGGAACACGGAGCGCACGCGGTTCTCATCGGCGGGGGCGTCTCCGCGAATCAATACCTCCGCGAGCGCATGCAGGAGGGAATCAAGGAATACGGACTCGACGCAAAACTCCTTATCCCGCCCCGCGCCCTCTCCACCGACAACGCCCTCATGATCGCGCTCGCCGGTTATTTCCGGGCCCAGGCGGGTCAGTTCGCGGATATCAGCACGCTCCGTGCAAACGGAAATCTGCGCTTGAGCGGCAACGCATAA